The window ATGCCACAAATGGCGGCAGCGAAGACGATTAACATAGAATAGACGTTGTTCAAAAGAGTATTAACGATGGGAACAGAATCTCGGTAGGTGCGCAAATTGGGAAAAAACAAGCAAGGCATCTTGGACAAAACATGGACACGAGGGTCTCTAGCAGCTGCTGCAGCTGTTTTCTTTGGAGGAATCACAATAGCTTGGCTTTCCGGTCAGGGATTCCTAGGGGATTCAGCACCCAACCCGGGAGTTATACTTGGCCTAAGCATCATGCTATCCACGGTGCTTGTGTGTTGTGTGACATCAGGAATGATTACGAGATTACTCACAAAGATGCCTGAATATCACGAGATGGAACTTCAATTTGACAAAGCAATGACCCATTATGAAGAAGAGGAATGGGACAAAGCCCTAGCAGAATTCAACGAGCTTCTTGAACCCGACATGGATCATAAAAGGGCCCTGTACTATGCAGCCCGCTGCCATGAACGGAAAGATAACTGGGAGAAAGTGAAGGAATACTGTAAGCACTATCTCGACATGCAACCTGATGATAAGGAAGTTTGGGAATTGCTCGCTTTGGCACATAAACGCCTTTTCGAATATGAAGAGGCAGAAGAAGCAAGGAACAGAGCAGAAAAGCTGGGATAGCAAAGACACGGGAACATTCAACGCTGTCAAGCAAAGCATATCAAGGGTTATACAACACATCGAATAGAGGAGTAGAGAAATTGGATTCAAAAGAGTGGAGCAGAGTCGATGTATCCGAAAAGAAGGTTTCGCTGAGCACCGAAGACATTGCCTTTGAATGGGATATACAAAGTGGTTCCTTTAGCCTTCTTGATTCCAAGGGAGGAGAGTATCTCAAGGATTGTCAGTTCCAGATATGTCTAGGGGTTAGGACAATCAATTCATCCGACCTCAAGTACGTTTCTATGGACACCCTTGCTATAACCAATAAGAATCAGGTAGACAAGGTCCTTATTCTTTCTCTTCAGGATCCAAAGGCGTCACATGACATACGGTTCAAAGTAATTGCAATGAAAGAACTGGCCGGATTCACATTCACCGTGCAATTGATCAACAAAGGCCAACAGCCATTGAAACTTGAATCTATTTCTCCACTATGGACAAAGTCTCCCATCTTAATAGGAGAGGATTTGGAGAATCTCATATACTTCCAAAACGGTTTTCATTCGTGGGAACTGAGTCGAGCTCAGCCACTTAAGGGAGAATCGAATATCAGTCACTTCTACTCTGTTCTAACAAACGAAGTCGATAACTCGAATATTCTTTTTGGTTTCTCGACGATGGACCGGCAACTCACTACAGTCTCATATGAAACAGAGGGAGAACAACTGGATAGGGTGACAACAACCTGTGCTCTTGATGGTATCTCATTGGCACCCGGGAAGAGTGTTGTATCTGAAGAAATGACGGTCATTATTTCAGCCGACGGAGTGAAAGCACTGACACAATATGCAGACCTCACAGCCAGACGAATGGATGCCATTCTATGCGATGAAGTTCCAGCAGGATGGTGCAGCTGGTATTTCTATTACACTATGCCAGACGAAGAAGAAATCCTAGAAAACACACGATTCCTCCACAAAAGATTCCCAGAATCTGTCAAATGGATTCAACTTGACGATGGTTACCAAAAGGCTGTAGGAGACTGGGAATCAAACGATAGATTCCCCAGAGGCTTGGATTATCTCGTTGAAGAAATCGAGAAGAAAGGCTTTAAGGCCGGTATTTGGACAGCGCCATTCATTGCTACTGAGCATTCTGAGCTCTTTAAGGAGCATCCAGATTGGTTTCTTGCCGAAGAAGGGGATGAACCAAAAGTCATTGATAACAATCCGTTATGGCTTGGGGAATACTATGCGTTGGACCTTTCAAATCCCGAGGTCATTAAGCACATCAAATCACTGTTCAAGCATCTGAAATCATTGGGTTATGAGTACTTCAAGATTGATTTTCTATATCATGCCACTGAAGAAGCAAAGAGATTCGATGAATCAATTACCAGAGCTGAGGCATTTCGTAACGGAATCGAGGCAATCCGAGACAGTGTCGGGAATGATCTAATTCTAGGTTGTGGTGCGCCCCTCGGGCCCTGTATAGGAATAACTGATGCTATGCGGATTGGAACGGATATTGCCACATCGTGGAGGCTGGATTGGGGCGGAGGTGTATACGAATGTGCTGTCAATACGATGACCAGGGCACCCCTGCATAACCGCTGGTGGACAAATGATCCTGATTGCTTGTTAGTAAGGCAGGAAGATAATGAGCTAACGCTTGACGAAGTCAGACTATGGGCATCGGTTATTGCCCTCAGTGGAGGGGCTTTCCTTCTCAGCGATCGCATGATGGAGGTTTCAGAGGAGAGGCTTTGGCTTGTTGACAAGTTACTGCCAGTGTATCCGGAAGGAGCCCTATCTCCTGATTCATTGACCAACCCAGAACCAAGTATATTCTTTCTCCCTGTAGAAAATGAAACCGGGGAGTGGGTTGTTCTTGGACTTTTCAACCTTGGTGAGGAGCCTATCGACGTTGAGGTTAAGCTTGCAGACCTAGGCCTAGACCAAGGAGAGAGTCATCATATCTTTGATTTTTGGGATGAGAAGTACGTTGATGAAGTCAATGACGGTATTGTAGTATCCGATCTTGAGCCGCATGTTTGTAAACTCTACAGCATACGACCAGCAAAGGACAGGCCCTGTCTTCTATCTACAAGTATCCATTTCACTCAAGGAGCCTGTGATATCCAAAGCGAAAGATGGGATGAAGGCTCAAATGAGCTGACGTTGGTGGTTTGCAAGGCAACTAACCACCCAGAAGGCATCTACTTCTACTTCTCAGAAGCATGGAACATCCAGCAAGTCTCTGTTAATGGCGAAATCCATACCCACAAAAAGCATTCTCCTAATGTCGGAAGCATACGAAAACGATTCAAGGAGGATGATGAAGTCAAGGTCGTGTTTTCAGAGTAGTGAGGAATTCATTGCTCATCTATCTGGCCAGATAGCTTCTTAGTCCGCGTTACTCTAGATTATCCTATTCCTTAGCTTGCCTATGCCTTCAATGTAGAGCTCTACTTCGTCACCCGGCTCCAAGAACTCCGGTGGATCACGCGCAAAACCAACACCAGAAGGCGTTCCAGTAGCAATAACATCTCCAGCTTCCAGAGTAAAAGACTTCGAGAGATAGGATACAATCTCCGGCACACTAAAGAGCAGATTTGCAGTGGTTGATTCCTGCTTCGTAATCCCATTTACCTTGGTGTACATCTCAAGATTGTCTGCTTTACCAAGCTCTTCCGTGGTAACGATACATGGACCCATCGGACAAAGGCCGTCCAAGGACTTGCCTCGAATCCACTGTCCATCATCGTTCTGCAAATCCCGGGCACTCAAATCGTTGATTATGGTATACCCCGCAACGTAATCGAGTGCATCGTCTTCAGTGACATTCTTACAATTCGTTCCAATCACGATTCCCATCTCTACTTCCCAGTCGAGCTGGGTCGTGACTTGAGGTATAGGAATCTCCTCATCTGGATTAACGACACTTGAAGGAAACTTGGCGAATATAACTGGAAAATCGGGAACCTCTCGCCCCGTCTCTTCGATATGATCCTTGTAATTGAGCCCGAGAGCAACAATTTTTCCAGGTCTGTCTATGGGGGCTCGATATTCTATGTCATCCCAAGAAATCAGAGTGGGTCTTTCCCCTTCAGCAAGTTCATCATATCTTCGTTCTATTTCACGAACTTTTTCAACCCCAGAGTCCATCTTCAGCAAGTCAATCATCTTGCTCGGGAATTGTTCATCTGTAAGCTGATTATCATCGTCAATAAGAGAGGCAGCCATAGGCAAATCTAGAATGCCGTCATCTAGCTCCAATCCGATTGAAAAAGCACCACTTTGGGAGAAAGTCACAAGCCTCATGAGGTAGTGAGAACGACAGCTTCATTTATCCGTACTGGTAGACAGAAATGAACCGGTGTGTATTTTGGGGAAGAAAAATCGCTCGCTGGACGAGATTCCTGATGAAGTTTTCGTGCC is drawn from Candidatus Lokiarchaeota archaeon and contains these coding sequences:
- a CDS encoding FAA hydrolase family protein; its protein translation is MRLVTFSQSGAFSIGLELDDGILDLPMAASLIDDDNQLTDEQFPSKMIDLLKMDSGVEKVREIERRYDELAEGERPTLISWDDIEYRAPIDRPGKIVALGLNYKDHIEETGREVPDFPVIFAKFPSSVVNPDEEIPIPQVTTQLDWEVEMGIVIGTNCKNVTEDDALDYVAGYTIINDLSARDLQNDDGQWIRGKSLDGLCPMGPCIVTTEELGKADNLEMYTKVNGITKQESTTANLLFSVPEIVSYLSKSFTLEAGDVIATGTPSGVGFARDPPEFLEPGDEVELYIEGIGKLRNRII
- a CDS encoding tetratricopeptide repeat protein, producing the protein MGKNKQGILDKTWTRGSLAAAAAVFFGGITIAWLSGQGFLGDSAPNPGVILGLSIMLSTVLVCCVTSGMITRLLTKMPEYHEMELQFDKAMTHYEEEEWDKALAEFNELLEPDMDHKRALYYAARCHERKDNWEKVKEYCKHYLDMQPDDKEVWELLALAHKRLFEYEEAEEARNRAEKLG